Genomic window (Candidatus Zixiibacteriota bacterium):
TCTGTCACAGGGGCCTAGAAAATATTTATTGGCCGCCGTAACTGATTGTGAATCATTGACTTAAATTCAATAGCGGTGCAGGGACTCGAACCCCGGACACGTGGATTATGATTCCACTGCTCTAACCAACTGAGCTACACCGCCATTCTTCAGCGAGGATTCCTAATCTATCAAAATATCAACATTTGTCAAGGAATTTGCCTTGTCGCAGATGAATCTATTGGGACAGACAGTTCTTAATCGCCTGCTCTATCTGGGTCAGGTCGACACAGGTGTTCTTGCAGGGCCCTTCCGGCCGCTGATTCGGAAAACCGATCACCGGTATATAAGGATTGATTTCCCGGAATCCCGATATCAAGTCTCTTTCGCAGGCGATTGCAATAATAATCCGCGGGTGAACCTCTTTGATTTTGAGACGCGCCTCGGTGCCACCGCCGACAGTTGCCATCTGGAACCGGTAACGGTCGCGCAACTCCCGCAGCCGGGAATTGTTCTCTTTAGTCAGACAGCGCGGCATCAGCAGCAAAAGCTTTTCCGGGTCGGTCAGTGTCGGCCGCGTGCCAATAATCATATTATGAATCTTGAGGAAAGAATTGGCCAGACGGTCCCTAGAAACTCCGAGAATCCTCCCTACCGTCATAACAATTGAGAGCAGGCGATTAACCAGCGGCGGGATGACAATTAACCTGGTAAACGGCCACCGAAGCACCGCCGAGAGAACAAAAAGAATCAGCCAGAGAATCAAGATTCCACAGAAAACCAGAAAGAGAACAGAAAAAAGACTCGGCAGAAATGTCCCGATAGCCGC
Coding sequences:
- a CDS encoding DUF116 domain-containing protein, coding for MDWDSQSRTESSEAEYRTFLGLAVLSTLALILVGGLFLWLIYPRLAAIGTFLPSLFSVLFLVFCGILILWLILFVLSAVLRWPFTRLIVIPPLVNRLLSIVMTVGRILGVSRDRLANSFLKIHNMIIGTRPTLTDPEKLLLLMPRCLTKENNSRLRELRDRYRFQMATVGGGTEARLKIKEVHPRIIIAIACERDLISGFREINPYIPVIGFPNQRPEGPCKNTCVDLTQIEQAIKNCLSQ